The Rhizobium sp. BG4 genomic sequence TTCCCACGTCCAGACCTTGGGAACCTGGTATCCGGCGGGAAAATTGTCGGCTGGATTCTTGTCGCTCATTCTCGCTATCCTCTTGATTTATCGGCACGGACCATAGCGCAGGCCGCCACCGGGGGCAGTCATTTCTTTTGGACGATCGATATCAGGCCGTCGCCGTTTATCGAAGGTTCGACGGACATATAGTCATTGATCGACGGATAATCAGGGAGGTGCAGATCGTGGCCGGCCGCCGTGATCACCATGACGGATGCGCCGGCTGCGGCACCCGCCTGAACGCCGGCTTCGACATCTTCGAAAACCAGGCATTGCGAGGCGGCGACGCCGACTTTCTCCGCGCCGAGAATATAGCCCTGCGGATTGGGCTTGCCGACCGAAACATCCTCGCTGGTCACCATATAGCGCGGCACGGTGAGGCCCGCAGCGCCAAGGCGGCGCAGAGCCAGCACCTTGGTCGAAGACGTGACGATCGCCCAGCGCTCCGGCGGCAGTGCGGCGAGAAAATCGGCGGCACCGGGGATTGCGACGACGCCCTCGACATCCTCGATCTCGGCCTGCGTGATCTTCTCGGCTTCCGCCTCGGGATCAACACCCGGCAGACCGAGCTGACGGATGGTGTCGACGCCGCGCTTTCCGTGCATCGTCGGAAGAAACTTCACCGGATCGAGCCCATGGCGCTCCGCCCATGCGCCCCAGACGCGCTCGGCGGCCGCCGTCGAGCTCAGGATCGTGCCATCCATATCGAACAGGAATGCCGCAA encodes the following:
- a CDS encoding HAD-IA family hydrolase; this encodes MFPEPGKKFAAFLFDMDGTILSSTAAAERVWGAWAERHGLDPVKFLPTMHGKRGVDTIRQLGLPGVDPEAEAEKITQAEIEDVEGVVAIPGAADFLAALPPERWAIVTSSTKVLALRRLGAAGLTVPRYMVTSEDVSVGKPNPQGYILGAEKVGVAASQCLVFEDVEAGVQAGAAAGASVMVITAAGHDLHLPDYPSINDYMSVEPSINGDGLISIVQKK